One window of the Mixophyes fleayi isolate aMixFle1 chromosome 6, aMixFle1.hap1, whole genome shotgun sequence genome contains the following:
- the LOC142159940 gene encoding uncharacterized protein LOC142159940, with the protein MMENHRPFTSLDGSRYINTPERCPIYSQGCTEEDQHIPHDCENEEVEKLNITGDQRCKEEESPSDTSTDGHNNRRTSILYPSSNMDNSSTVKELNNNPVLPSTDISAQSMKNEESFTDDSDNVAHYAVHIGGKTLACSVCGESFPSKSYLNSHKRIHKGKKPFPCAKCGKCFSNDTYLIKHQRIHTEEEPLVCSECGESFPSKQMLNSHQWAHKNKPFVCPECGRSFVYNSQLLVHQRTHTGEKQLVCTECGKCFAYNGQLVAHQHNHTGDRPFYCSECGKSFIDNSGLVRHQRVHTGEKPFSCPECGKCFTQSSGLTSHRLIHSEVKSFPCSECGKYFSIKSSLVTHQRVHTGEKLLPCSECGKHFTNKARLVRHQRIHTGEKPFSCTECEKRFAQKSGLLVHLKTHARK; encoded by the exons atgatggagaatcaccggcccTTCAcgtcactgg atggatccaggtACATTAATACTCCAGAGAGATGTCCCATTTATTCACAGGGTTGTACAGAGGAAGATCAACATATCCCACATGATTGTGAG AATGAGGAAGTAGAAAAACTGAATATAACAGGCGATCAAcgatgtaaggaggaggaaagtCCTTCAGAtaccagcacag ATGGACACAACAACAGGAGGACCTCCATTTTGTATCCAAGTAGTAATATGGACAATAGCAGCACTGTAAAAGAATTAAACAATAATCCTGTACTTCCTAGTACAGATATATCGGCTCAGTCCATGAAAAATGAAGAAAGTTTTACAGATGATTCAGACAACGTTGCACATTACGCAGTTCATATAGGTGGCAAAACATTGGCATGCTCAGTATGTGGGGAATCTTTTCCCAGTAAGTCATATCTGAACTCACATAAAAGAATTCACAAAGGAAAGAAACCATTTCCGTGTgctaaatgtggaaaatgtttttccAATGATACTTACCTTATTAAGCACCAGAGAATCCATACGGAAGAGGAGCCATTGGTGTGTTCTGAGTGTGGAGAAAGTTTCCCCAGTAAACAAATGCTTAATTCACACCAGTGGGCTCACAAAAACAAACCGTTTGTGTGTCCTGAATGCGGAAGATCTTTTGTCTATAACTCACAGCTCCTTGTTCACCAGAGAACTCACACTGGGGAGAAACAGTTGGTTTgcactgaatgtgggaaatgttttgcatacaATGGACAACTCGTCGCTCATCAGCACAATCACACAGGGGACCGACCATTTTATTGCTCAGAATGTGGTAAAAGTTTCATCGATAATTCAGGTCTGGTCAGGCACCAGCgagttcacacaggagagaagccattttcttgtcctgaatgtggaaaatgttttacccaGAGTTCGGGCCTGACAAGCCACAGGTTAATTCATAGCGAGGTCAAGTCATTTCCATGTTCAGAATGTGGCAAGTACTTTAGTATTAAATCATCCCTTGTCACACATCAGAGGGTTCATACAGGAGAGAAGTTGCTTCCATGTTCAGAATGTGGgaaacattttacaaataaagctCGTCTTGTGAGACATCAGCGCATCCACACgggagaaaaaccattttcatgtacaGAATGTGAGAAACGCTTTGCACAGAAATCGGGTCTTCTTGTACATCTGAAAACTCATGCACGTAAATAG
- the LOC142095440 gene encoding histone H3: MARTKQTARKSTGGKAPRKQLATKAARKSAPATGGVKKPHRYRPGTVALREIRRYQKSTELLIRKLPFQRLVREIAQDFKTDLRFQSSAVMALQEASEAYLVGLFEDTNLCAIHAKRVTIMPKDIQLARRIRGERA; this comes from the coding sequence ATGGCAAGAACCAAGCAGACAGCGCGTAAATCTACCGGCGGGAAGGCTCCCCGCAAGCAGCTGGCCACCAAAGCTGCCCGGAAGAGCGCCCCAGCTACCGGCGGTGTGAAGAAGCCTCACCGTTACCGGCCCGGAACCGTCGCTCTGAGGGAGATCCGCCGCTACCAGAAGTCCACCGAGCTGCTGATCCGCAAGCTGCCCTTCCAGCGCCTGGTCCGAGAGATCGCCCAGGACTTCAAGACCGACCTGCGCTTCCAGAGCTCGGCCGTCATGGCCCTGCAAGAGGCCAGCGAGGCTTATCTGGTGGGGCTCTTCGAGGACACCAACCTGTGCGCCATCCATGCCAAGAGGGTGACCATCATGCCCAAAGACATCCAGCTGGCCCGCAGGATCCGGGGGGAGAGGGCTTAA
- the LOC142159972 gene encoding histone H1.2-like, whose protein sequence is MSETAPAAAPTPSADPAAKKKKQPKKPAASGAKKSSKASGPSVSELIVKEVSASKERSGVSLAALKKALAAGGYDVEKNNTRLKVALKGLVTKETLIQVKGSGASGSFKLNKKQAESKQKAAKKKPAVAAKPKTPAAKKVVKSPKKAPAKSKSPKKAQKPAAAAKKAAKSPKKPKAAPKPKKAAKSPAKKVTKSPAKKAAKPARSPARKAAKPRKAAPKK, encoded by the coding sequence ATGTCTGAGACTGCTCCAGCCGCAGCTCCTACGCCCTCAGCGGATCCCGCTGCTAAAAAGAAGAAGCAGCCCAAGAAGCCGGCAGCGAGCGGAGCCAAGAAGAGCAGCAAAGCCTCTGGTCCCAGCGTGTCCGAGCTGATCGTGAAAGAAGTGTCCGCTTCCAAGGAGCGCAGCGGGGTTTCTCTGGCCGCCCTGAAGAAGGCTCTGGCTGCCGGCGGGTACGATGTGGAGAAGAATAACACCCGCCTGAAGGTGGCGCTGAAGGGTTTGGTGACCAAGGAAACCCTCATCCAGGTGAAAGGCAGCGGCGCCTCCGGCTCCTTCAAGCTGAACAAGAAACAGGCGGAGAGCAAGCAGAAGGCGGCTAAGAAGAAGCCAGCGGTTGCGGCCAAGCCCAAGACACCGGCGGCCAAGAAAGTGGTCAAGTCCCCCAAGAAGGCCCCGGCTAAGTCCAAGAGCCCAAAGAAGGCCCAGAAGCCGGCGGCGGCCGCCAAGAAGGCAGCGAAAAGTCCCAAAAAGCCAAAGGCTGCTCCTAAGCCGAAGAAGGCAGCCAAGAGCCCGGCGAAGAAAGTGACCAAGAGTCCGGCTAAGAAGGCGGCCAAGCCTGCGAGAAGCCCCGCTAGAAAGGCCGCTAAACCGAGGAAGGCTGCTCCCAAGAAGTAA
- the LOC142159975 gene encoding histone H1.10-like codes for MSETAPAAAPAPSADPAAKKKKQPKKPAASGAKKSSKASGPSVSELIVKEVSASKERSGVSLAALKKALAAGGYDVEKNNTRLKVALKALVTKETLIQVKGSGASGSFKLNKKRAESKQKAAKKKPAAAAKPKKPAAKKVAKSPKKAPAKSKNPKKAKKPAVAAKKAAKSPKKPKAAPKPKKAANSPAKKVTKSPAKKAAKPAKSPAKKAAKPRKAAPKK; via the coding sequence ATGTCTGAGACTGCTCCAGCCGCAGCTCCTGCGCCCTCAGCGGATCCCGCTGCTAAAAAGAAGAAGCAGCCCAAGAAGCCGGCAGCCAGCGGGGCCAAGAAGAGCAGCAAAGCCTCTGGTCCCAGCGTGTCCGAGCTGATCGTGAAAGAAGTGTCCGCTTCCAAGGAGCGCAGCGGGGTTTCTCTGGCCGCCCTGAAGAAGGCTCTGGCTGCCGGCGGGTACGATGTGGAGAAGAATAACACCCGCCTGAAGGTGGCGCTGAAGGCTTTGGTGACCAAGGAAACCCTCATCCAGGTGAAAGGCAGCGGCGCCTCCGGCTCCTTCAAGCTGAACAAGAAACGGGCGGAGAGCAAGCAGAAAGCGGCTAAGAAGAAGCCAGCGGCTGCGGCCAAGCCCAAGAAACCGGCGGCCAAGAAAGTGGCCAAGTCCCCCAAGAAGGCCCCGGCTAAGTCCAAGAACCCAAAGAAGGCCAAGAAGCCGGCAGTGGCCGCCAAGAAGGCAGCAAAAAGTCCCAAAAAGCCGAAGGCTGCTCCTAAGCCGAAGAAGGCAGCCAATAGCCCGGCGAAGAAAGTGACCAAGAGTCCGGCTAAGAAGGCGGCCAAGCCTGCGAAAAGCCCCGCTAAAAAGGCCGCTAAACCGAGGAAGGCTGCTCCCAAGAAGTAA